Within Butyrivibrio fibrisolvens, the genomic segment ATAGATCTTAAGATCAGCATTTGGAAGTACTACTGTTCCAATATCGCGACCATCCATTACTACGTTTTCGGTCTCAGCAAGCTTCTGCTGAAGCTCTACAAGCTTTTCTCTAAGTCTTGCTACCTGAGATGTCCTACTAGCCATAGCGCTTACCTCAGGGCTTCTGATAAGACCGTTGACATTCTCATCTCCAAGCATTACAACCTGCTCACCGTCAACATATTTTATAGTGATCTCAGCTGACTGAGCCTTTTCTCCAACTTCGTCTGCATTGTCAGGATTTACATTCATTCTGGAAAGATACAGAGCCATTGCTCTATACATAGCTCCTGTGTCCACATAGATAAATCCAAGCTTACCTGATACTAATTTCGCGATGGTGCTCTTTCCTGCTCCTGCAGGTCCGTCTATTGCAATCTGATGACTCATTTAATAACTTCTCCTTGTTAACTGTTCATATTTTTTATTCTTCCATAGCCGCACAAAGTCCGGCCAGATGCCCTGTAGACCATGCAACCTGTAAGTTAAAGCCTCCAGTCACAGCGTCTATGTCAAGAACTTCTCCGGCAAAATATAAGCCCTTTCGAAACTTCGACTCCATTGTAGAAGAATCTATCTCTTTGACATTAACTCCGCCCTTAGTTACTATAGCCTCGTTAAATCCTCTGGTTCCTGTAACCGTCATCACAAGGTCCTGGGTCAGATCCACAAGCTTCATACGCTCCGCTTTACTGATCTCACTGACCTTCTTGTCAGGTGCAATCCCAGACAGATTTATTATCACAGGTATGAGCTTTGATGGAAAAAGACCTCCAAGAACATTCCTAAAGACTTTCTTATTACCCTCTTCAAAGTCACGTATTATACGCTTGTCCAACTGTTCCTTGGTAAGAGCAGGCTTCAGATTAAGATGGATCTTGTATCTGGTTCCTTCTTCATAGCGGGTACTAGCCGTAAGTATAAGCGGACCGCTTATTCCAAAATGTGTAAAAAGCATTTCGCCAAAGCCTTCATAGACACTCTTGGAATTTTTGTTTTTCTTTTTCTTCTTTTCAGAACTTGCAACGCCTACAGCATTATCAGAAGGAATTTCTGCCTTTTTTACAACTCCAAGCTTCTTAACTTCGAGATTTTTAGAGTTAGCAAACCTAGCGTCTTCATCCTCAGTTTCATTTTCACAGGCAACCATTTTAATGCTGACATTCTTAAGAGAAAGGCCCTGAAGTTCCTTAACCCAGGCTTCCTTGACTTCAAAAGGGACAAGACTTGGAAATGGCTGTGACAAGCTGTGACCTGCCTTACGTGCAAATCTGTATCCATCACCTGTAGAGCCGGTACTCTCATACGAAATACCGCCTGTACATACTATAACAGCATCAACAGGTATCTTCTCCTTCCTGCCGACAGTTATAGCTACTACCTTATCATCCTCATATTCTATTCCTGTAACTTCACTATTATATGAGATCTTGACATGCAATCTTTGAAGATATCTAACAAGCGTTCCTATGATATCTGATGAATGATCAGAAACAGGAAAAACCCTGTCTCCACGCTCAACCTTAAGACGGCAACCGTTTTTCTCAAAAAAGTCGCACACGCTGTCATGGTCAAAGGCATAAACAGCACTGTACAAAAATTTGGGATTTCGGCATACATTGCCAAAGAACATGTCGGTATCGACATTGTTGGTTACATTACATCTGCCCTTACCGGTAATATATATCTTTTTTCCGGCTTTTTCATTTTTTTCGTATATAGTGACTTTAGCGCCACTTTCGGCTGCAGCGGCTGCCGCCATCATTCCGGCGGCGCCTGCGCCAATTACTGCAATATTTTTCATATATATCTTTTCTTTATTTTTTATAGTCCTTTATTTGAACGACTGATATGCAGCTTCCAAAAGCCCTATCGAATCGTCATGACTTAGGTCATAATCTCCCGTAACAGCCATACATCCACTTCCATGGATGAAGATCCACATCTTCATAAAAAGCTGTTCAGGCTCTTTGACGCCCTGGCTTCTTGCACGGTCAACTTCCTTGACAACATATTCCTGTCCACCGTTAACAAGCGCATACATACTCTTCTCTTCATCATTATTGCCTGACAAAAACAAAAGTCTGAAAAGGTTAGGATATTTCTGAGCAAACTCAATGTATGCCATTCCAAGGTCTACAAAAGGCGTACTGTTATTCTTAGGATAGGATGCATAATAGTCTTCATAAAAAAGCGAAGCTTTATTAAATACATCTTCCTTGAGCCCGTCCATATTATCATAAATACGGAAAATAGGCTGTGTCGAACAACCTGCAGCTGCGGCAAGTTTTCTTGACGTTATTGCTTCATACCCCTCTTTTTTGGTGATCTTAAATGCAGCATTTACAATCTCTTTTTGTGTTATTGTGGCTTTGCGTGACATTGTGCTCCCCCTTATGAAATATTTATAACGTCCGTTATCTATTTTACATTGTGTCAAGGTGCATTGTCAAAGCCCTGCCAATAACGTTTATAAGAGTTGATGATCAAAGCAGATTATGAGGTAGGTGTCAAAAGTTCCTTTTGACACCATATGACTACCGGATTGTTCCGTTTCTTCGAAACTCTCACAATCCTCAAACATTCGCAAATCCGCACTACGTGCTACTTTGCTCATGTTTGGCGGGTCATAAATTCATATTCGATTTCGAGCAAGCTCGAATCGAAATGACTTTTGACCCTTACGTCAGATTATTGAAACCGATAATAAAACCGGTTTTCATGCTTCACCAAGCTCTTTTATAAGATCTGCAAGTACTGTTTCTACATTTTCACAATTCTCTGTGACTGTTATATCAGCATATTTATTATATAGTCTTACACGTTCGTCATAGAGCTGCTCAAAA encodes:
- the cmk gene encoding (d)CMP kinase; amino-acid sequence: MSHQIAIDGPAGAGKSTIAKLVSGKLGFIYVDTGAMYRAMALYLSRMNVNPDNADEVGEKAQSAEITIKYVDGEQVVMLGDENVNGLIRSPEVSAMASRTSQVARLREKLVELQQKLAETENVVMDGRDIGTVVLPNADLKIYLTASVQVRAMRRYKEMIAKGQEAVLEEIEKDIEDRDYRDMHREASPLKQADDAVLVDTSDMSIEEVADKIIELYNS
- a CDS encoding NAD(P)/FAD-dependent oxidoreductase, which encodes MKNIAVIGAGAAGMMAAAAAAESGAKVTIYEKNEKAGKKIYITGKGRCNVTNNVDTDMFFGNVCRNPKFLYSAVYAFDHDSVCDFFEKNGCRLKVERGDRVFPVSDHSSDIIGTLVRYLQRLHVKISYNSEVTGIEYEDDKVVAITVGRKEKIPVDAVIVCTGGISYESTGSTGDGYRFARKAGHSLSQPFPSLVPFEVKEAWVKELQGLSLKNVSIKMVACENETEDEDARFANSKNLEVKKLGVVKKAEIPSDNAVGVASSEKKKKKNKNSKSVYEGFGEMLFTHFGISGPLILTASTRYEEGTRYKIHLNLKPALTKEQLDKRIIRDFEEGNKKVFRNVLGGLFPSKLIPVIINLSGIAPDKKVSEISKAERMKLVDLTQDLVMTVTGTRGFNEAIVTKGGVNVKEIDSSTMESKFRKGLYFAGEVLDIDAVTGGFNLQVAWSTGHLAGLCAAMEE
- a CDS encoding TetR/AcrR family transcriptional regulator, which gives rise to MSRKATITQKEIVNAAFKITKKEGYEAITSRKLAAAAGCSTQPIFRIYDNMDGLKEDVFNKASLFYEDYYASYPKNNSTPFVDLGMAYIEFAQKYPNLFRLLFLSGNNDEEKSMYALVNGGQEYVVKEVDRARSQGVKEPEQLFMKMWIFIHGSGCMAVTGDYDLSHDDSIGLLEAAYQSFK